In Pseudofrankia saprophytica, one genomic interval encodes:
- a CDS encoding TIR domain-containing protein — protein sequence MPVVVLGLDVAGFTDRDPYVQKEIQKAWPEIVEEACRKARIAEDDHTNPRSQERGDGGFVAFRTSGVHKDFIVADLVRKMGIQLEYYNRYRFGDGRIRLRVALHCGDVYFADSWTGLAVNECSRLLESSPVRNALEDNPSIGLAVIISPEMFKGAVVDGEQGVRVDDYQEVEVKVKEFRSSAWLGIPGGAAAAELVDSLADTEVATLADIYDGRGSATQLLRDAGIDVSLLAPAQVNPWERPLSSMEFWRGVNDSLRSGALPQGRRKILELARYDFFISAVREDESWAQWIAWILSEEGYRVHLDDSSYAHTDDLTGVMKLSRRWLAVLSPAYLKSDPFGSVWKRGWQRDPDHLWSTLVPVRVRGCEPTGVLAKIPGVDLFGLDKNAVRTSLIESARGWVRKIDRPNGQPRTPEMPDAG from the coding sequence ATGCCGGTAGTCGTCCTGGGCCTGGACGTGGCCGGGTTCACCGACCGCGATCCGTACGTGCAGAAGGAAATCCAGAAGGCATGGCCCGAGATCGTCGAGGAGGCATGCCGGAAGGCGCGTATCGCGGAGGACGACCACACGAACCCGCGGAGCCAGGAGCGCGGAGACGGAGGTTTCGTCGCGTTTCGTACCTCCGGTGTTCACAAGGATTTCATCGTGGCCGATCTCGTCCGTAAAATGGGCATCCAGCTCGAATATTACAACCGCTACCGCTTCGGTGACGGCCGGATAAGGCTGCGCGTCGCGCTGCACTGCGGCGATGTCTATTTCGCGGACAGCTGGACCGGGCTGGCGGTGAACGAATGTTCGCGGCTGCTGGAATCCAGTCCGGTCAGGAATGCGCTCGAGGATAACCCGTCGATCGGCCTCGCCGTGATCATCTCGCCGGAGATGTTCAAGGGCGCGGTTGTCGATGGCGAGCAGGGTGTCAGGGTGGACGACTACCAGGAAGTGGAGGTGAAGGTAAAGGAGTTCAGGAGCTCCGCCTGGCTCGGAATCCCGGGCGGCGCGGCCGCCGCCGAGCTGGTGGACTCCCTCGCCGACACCGAGGTGGCGACGCTTGCGGACATCTACGATGGGCGTGGGAGCGCGACCCAGCTCCTCCGGGACGCCGGGATCGATGTCTCGTTGCTCGCACCGGCTCAGGTGAATCCCTGGGAGCGGCCCTTGTCGTCGATGGAGTTCTGGCGCGGGGTCAACGACAGCCTCAGGAGTGGAGCCCTGCCACAGGGGCGCCGCAAGATTCTTGAGCTGGCGCGCTACGACTTCTTCATCTCAGCCGTGCGGGAGGACGAGAGCTGGGCTCAATGGATCGCCTGGATTCTTTCGGAGGAGGGGTATCGGGTCCATCTGGACGATTCGAGCTACGCCCACACCGACGATCTGACAGGTGTGATGAAGCTGTCGAGGCGGTGGCTCGCCGTACTCTCGCCCGCCTATCTGAAGTCTGACCCGTTCGGTTCGGTGTGGAAGCGTGGATGGCAGCGGGATCCAGACCACCTGTGGAGCACCCTCGTCCCTGTCCGTGTTCGGGGGTGCGAGCCGACGGGGGTGCTGGCGAAGATTCCCGGCGTGGATCTCTTCGGACTCGACAAGAATGCTGTAAGGACAAGTCTGATCGAAAGCGCCCGAGGATGGGTGCGAAAAATCGATCGGCCAAACGGCCAGCCGAGGACGCCGGAGATGCCCGACGCGGGATGA
- a CDS encoding YciI family protein yields the protein MKYLVTIYGSKETWESIPAEEWPAAIAAQEAFNRKYFDSGELIGAYGSGTEAEAKVIRVRDGVPAVTDGPYLETKEFMGSFYILDVADEARAVEIAADLPWASHEAVELVPLPHESPAPQR from the coding sequence ATGAAGTACCTGGTGACGATCTACGGGTCCAAGGAGACGTGGGAGTCGATCCCGGCCGAGGAGTGGCCGGCGGCGATCGCGGCACAGGAGGCGTTCAACCGGAAGTACTTCGACTCCGGGGAGCTGATCGGCGCCTACGGCTCGGGCACGGAGGCCGAGGCGAAGGTCATCCGGGTGCGCGACGGCGTGCCCGCCGTGACCGACGGCCCGTACCTGGAGACGAAGGAGTTCATGGGCAGCTTCTACATCCTCGACGTCGCCGACGAGGCCCGCGCGGTCGAGATCGCCGCGGACCTGCCGTGGGCGTCGCACGAGGCGGTGGAGCTGGTCCCGCTCCCCCACGAGTCGCCGGCGCCCCAGCGCTGA
- a CDS encoding FAD-binding dehydrogenase, giving the protein MPVIGPKARPVGDALWTGVHVVDGRGGGDADVIVVGAGLAGLVATAELADAGRRVILVEQENEANLGGQAFWSLGGLFFVNSPEQRRLGVRDSFELAWQDWLGTAGFDREREDHWPRQWARAYVEWAAGEKRAWLHAMGVRWFPIVGWAERGGYGGDGPGNSVPRFHLTWGTGPGVVEPFARRVRAAADAGLVTFRFRHQVDELTLTAGQVDGVRGTVLEPSDTPRGVASSRTGVGEFELHAQAVIVTSGGIGGNQELVRANWPARLGEPPKHMVTGVPAHVDGRMLAISEAAGGSIVNRDRMWHYTEGITNWDPIWPNHGIRILPGPSSLWFDATGALLPPPLFPGFDTLGTLAHIQRTGHDHTWFILTQKIIEKEFALSGSEQNPDITGKDIRLLLRRRFGEGAPGPVEAFKKHGVDFVVRDDLRSLVDGMNALTPTPLLSYEDIERQVLARDREMANPYTKDLQIAALRGARRYRGDKLIRVATPHRILDPKAGPLIGVKLHLLTRKTLGGLETDLDGRVMRPDGLEPLPGLYAAGEVAGFGGGGVHGYRALEGTFLGGCLFSGRAAGRAAAAATGG; this is encoded by the coding sequence ATGCCAGTCATCGGGCCGAAGGCGCGGCCCGTCGGCGACGCGTTGTGGACGGGAGTACACGTGGTGGATGGCCGAGGCGGTGGCGACGCGGACGTCATCGTCGTCGGGGCGGGACTTGCCGGGCTGGTGGCGACGGCGGAGCTCGCGGACGCCGGGCGGCGGGTGATCCTCGTCGAGCAGGAGAACGAGGCGAACCTCGGCGGCCAGGCGTTCTGGTCGCTGGGTGGCCTGTTCTTCGTCAACTCTCCCGAACAGCGCAGGCTCGGCGTGCGCGACTCGTTCGAGCTCGCCTGGCAGGACTGGCTTGGCACCGCCGGCTTCGACCGGGAGCGTGAGGACCACTGGCCCCGGCAGTGGGCGCGGGCCTACGTCGAGTGGGCCGCCGGCGAGAAGCGCGCCTGGCTGCACGCGATGGGTGTCCGCTGGTTCCCGATCGTCGGCTGGGCGGAACGCGGCGGCTACGGCGGCGACGGGCCGGGAAACTCGGTGCCGCGCTTCCACCTCACCTGGGGCACCGGCCCGGGTGTGGTCGAGCCGTTCGCCCGCCGGGTGCGGGCCGCGGCGGACGCGGGGCTCGTGACGTTCCGCTTCCGCCACCAGGTCGACGAGCTGACGCTCACTGCCGGGCAGGTCGACGGCGTGCGCGGCACCGTCCTGGAACCGAGTGACACCCCCCGGGGCGTCGCGTCGTCCCGCACGGGTGTCGGTGAGTTCGAGCTGCACGCCCAGGCCGTGATCGTCACGTCCGGTGGCATCGGCGGCAACCAGGAACTGGTGCGCGCCAACTGGCCGGCGCGCCTCGGCGAGCCGCCGAAGCACATGGTCACCGGGGTGCCGGCGCACGTCGACGGCCGGATGCTCGCCATCAGCGAGGCCGCCGGCGGCAGCATCGTCAACCGCGACCGGATGTGGCACTACACCGAGGGCATCACGAACTGGGACCCGATCTGGCCGAACCACGGCATCCGGATTCTTCCCGGCCCGTCGTCGCTCTGGTTCGACGCGACTGGCGCCCTGCTGCCCCCGCCGCTGTTCCCGGGCTTCGACACGCTCGGCACGCTCGCGCACATCCAGCGCACCGGCCACGACCACACCTGGTTCATCCTCACCCAGAAGATCATCGAGAAGGAGTTCGCGCTCTCCGGCTCCGAGCAGAACCCCGACATCACCGGCAAGGACATCCGCCTTCTGCTGCGGCGCCGTTTCGGCGAGGGCGCCCCCGGCCCGGTCGAGGCGTTCAAGAAGCACGGCGTCGACTTCGTCGTCCGTGACGACCTGCGTTCACTCGTCGACGGCATGAACGCGCTTACTCCGACCCCGCTGCTGAGTTACGAGGACATCGAGCGCCAGGTCCTCGCCCGCGACCGCGAGATGGCGAACCCCTACACCAAGGACCTGCAGATCGCCGCCCTGCGCGGGGCCCGCCGCTACCGGGGCGACAAGCTCATCCGCGTCGCCACGCCCCACCGGATCCTCGACCCGAAGGCCGGCCCGCTGATCGGCGTCAAGCTGCACCTGCTGACCCGCAAGACCCTCGGCGGCCTGGAAACGGACCTCGACGGCCGGGTGATGCGCCCCGACGGCCTCGAGCCGCTACCCGGCCTGTACGCCGCCGGCGAGGTCGCCGGTTTCGGCGGCGGTGGCGTCCACGGTTACCGCGCCCTCGAGGGCACCTTCCTCGGCGGCTGCCTCTTCTCGGGCCGCGCGGCCGGCCGAGCCGCGGCCGCCGCCACCGGCGGGTGA
- a CDS encoding phosphotransferase, with product MSSAEISASEGLAPLLVPADWAEVTPAWFTAVLAESCPGAVVEDVVLVARDDGTNRRARFDLTYAAGSGPDRVFLKAEGVHRAVHARNGNLFNEPDLFASGVPLPVDHPRSYKVIIDRPGLDYLIVMEDVTRRGGDPRDSTRPMTVDQVANGLRGLARLHSRYWEFSAATEPDLAWVQTWAPTEGFQAGLRTYTPRGLERGGDRLPGAVTAHDGDAHVDIWARYVATLDREPVTLLHADAHIGNTYVLPGDEVGFLDWQVVRRGAWPQDVGYFLVGSLTVEDRRAAETDLIKEYLTALDVPDATRPAFDDAWLQYRASAAYGLTIWLSTLGTDGYQSQEISLNLAERYAAAYVELESESALAALER from the coding sequence ATGTCGTCTGCAGAGATCAGCGCCTCGGAAGGGCTCGCGCCGTTACTGGTGCCTGCCGACTGGGCCGAGGTCACACCCGCCTGGTTCACGGCGGTCCTGGCCGAGAGCTGTCCGGGCGCCGTGGTCGAGGACGTCGTCCTGGTGGCGCGGGATGACGGCACCAACCGCCGGGCGCGGTTCGACCTCACCTACGCCGCGGGCTCCGGCCCGGACCGGGTCTTCCTGAAGGCCGAGGGCGTCCATCGGGCGGTGCACGCCCGCAACGGCAACCTCTTCAACGAGCCGGACCTGTTCGCCTCGGGCGTCCCGCTTCCCGTGGACCACCCACGCTCCTACAAGGTGATCATCGACCGCCCCGGGCTGGACTACCTCATCGTCATGGAGGACGTGACCAGGCGGGGTGGCGACCCACGGGACTCGACCCGCCCGATGACGGTGGATCAGGTCGCGAACGGCCTGCGCGGCCTGGCCAGGCTTCACAGCCGGTACTGGGAGTTCTCCGCGGCCACCGAGCCGGACCTCGCCTGGGTCCAGACCTGGGCACCGACCGAGGGTTTCCAGGCCGGGCTGCGGACCTACACGCCGAGAGGCCTCGAACGCGGCGGCGACCGCCTCCCGGGCGCCGTGACCGCGCACGACGGCGACGCCCACGTCGACATCTGGGCCCGCTACGTCGCCACGCTGGACCGCGAGCCAGTCACCCTCCTGCACGCCGACGCCCACATCGGCAACACATACGTGCTGCCGGGCGACGAGGTCGGCTTCCTCGACTGGCAGGTCGTGCGCCGCGGCGCCTGGCCGCAGGACGTCGGCTACTTCCTCGTCGGCTCACTCACCGTCGAGGACCGCCGCGCCGCCGAGACGGATCTGATCAAGGAGTACCTGACGGCGCTCGACGTGCCGGACGCGACCCGCCCCGCCTTCGACGACGCCTGGCTCCAGTACCGGGCGTCCGCCGCCTACGGGCTGACGATCTGGCTGTCGACCCTCGGCACCGACGGCTACCAGAGCCAGGAGATCTCCCTGAACCTCGCCGAGCGCTATGCCGCCGCCTACGTCGAACTGGAGTCCGAATCGGCGCTGGCCGCCCTCGAACGGTGA
- a CDS encoding toll/interleukin-1 receptor domain-containing protein codes for MSEKLEKDEVRELAKVFRDRTAADQLLLYVGMDELDLPIDVRSSLMYWQAVDEILDRGALAGGRLRILTRAAELYPANILFPGRVAELRRAGQDGMFPPPGAYYEARGASVGNTGPKQAGDFGGASRESVHGTVVAMDVVGYSGRGEAVQRAVRKALPQLLWSAVRGAGIPPEQVQDQDRGDGYIVLIPSVVPVERIAADFVHELRIALREYNQEGRDAHGRIRLRVALHEGHVAPDVRGGWAGAPIVVAARLVDAAPLKKAMEAYPNADLGLIVSDEMYRSAVVEGRRGLDIRAFRAVKATVKEFQERAWLTIPELGVSFGLETEEPSPTPDASAGRRVDASGAEAGRDPGTPSRPNSAMRDFFVSAAEDDQGWGSWIAWYLTKEGYTVRLESWALLAGSRSVEVLNEALESSKRTIAVLSPAYLASKQVQTAWGNAWLDDPAGLERTLIPVRVAPCEPGGLLRGIRYIDLVGLREDAARQYLVEQIRRAVDGRYRPTTAPPFPGPS; via the coding sequence ATGTCGGAGAAGCTCGAAAAGGACGAGGTCCGGGAGCTCGCGAAGGTGTTTCGCGATCGGACGGCGGCCGACCAGCTACTCCTGTACGTGGGAATGGACGAGCTGGACCTGCCTATTGACGTCAGGAGTTCCCTGATGTACTGGCAGGCGGTCGACGAGATCCTCGACCGCGGGGCGCTGGCCGGCGGGCGTCTCAGGATTCTTACCCGGGCAGCGGAGCTGTACCCGGCGAACATTCTGTTTCCCGGACGGGTGGCCGAACTCCGGAGAGCCGGCCAGGATGGCATGTTCCCGCCACCCGGGGCGTACTACGAGGCGCGCGGGGCGTCGGTCGGCAACACCGGACCAAAGCAGGCCGGAGACTTCGGCGGGGCGTCGCGGGAATCGGTTCACGGCACCGTCGTGGCAATGGACGTCGTCGGGTACAGCGGCCGCGGTGAGGCCGTCCAGCGCGCGGTGCGAAAGGCGCTGCCTCAGCTTCTCTGGAGCGCTGTCAGAGGAGCTGGGATCCCTCCCGAGCAGGTCCAGGACCAGGACCGAGGAGACGGCTACATCGTCTTGATCCCCTCGGTCGTGCCGGTGGAGCGCATTGCGGCGGACTTCGTCCACGAGCTCAGGATCGCGCTCCGGGAGTACAACCAGGAGGGCCGGGATGCCCATGGACGGATCCGGCTGCGCGTGGCCCTGCACGAAGGACACGTCGCTCCCGACGTCCGCGGCGGCTGGGCCGGCGCGCCGATCGTCGTCGCGGCCCGGCTTGTCGACGCCGCCCCCCTGAAGAAGGCGATGGAGGCGTACCCGAACGCAGATCTCGGGCTCATCGTGTCCGACGAGATGTACAGATCCGCGGTCGTGGAGGGCCGGCGCGGGCTCGACATACGGGCTTTCCGCGCGGTGAAGGCGACGGTGAAGGAATTTCAGGAGCGTGCCTGGCTGACGATCCCCGAGTTGGGAGTCAGCTTCGGCCTGGAGACTGAAGAACCGTCTCCTACGCCCGACGCCTCCGCGGGCCGGCGCGTCGATGCCTCCGGTGCCGAGGCGGGGAGGGACCCCGGCACGCCCAGCAGGCCGAACAGCGCCATGCGGGACTTCTTCGTGTCGGCCGCGGAGGACGACCAGGGCTGGGGCTCCTGGATCGCCTGGTACCTCACCAAAGAGGGGTACACCGTGCGCCTTGAGTCCTGGGCTCTGCTCGCGGGCAGCAGGTCGGTCGAGGTGCTGAACGAGGCGCTCGAGTCCTCGAAGCGGACGATCGCGGTGCTGTCACCCGCCTACCTCGCGTCGAAGCAGGTCCAGACCGCCTGGGGGAACGCGTGGCTGGACGATCCCGCCGGTCTGGAACGCACACTGATCCCGGTGCGGGTGGCGCCGTGCGAACCGGGTGGCCTGTTGCGCGGTATCCGCTATATCGACCTGGTCGGTCTTCGCGAGGACGCGGCGAGACAGTATCTCGTCGAGCAAATCCGCCGTGCGGTCGACGGCCGCTACCGTCCGACGACCGCGCCACCCTTCCCCGGCCCGAGTTAG
- a CDS encoding cupin domain-containing protein gives MGTEPNRPVELAAALASFEQLWSPRIVTQVNDYDVRVAKVAGEHIWHVHDDTDEFFLVIDGELRIALRGPGAAAPDGEAGEREVVLGKGAVFVVPRGVEHKPSSPGGASILMFEPTGTSTVGDRHEEVPDHVDATTGHPLG, from the coding sequence ATGGGGACCGAACCGAACCGTCCGGTGGAGCTCGCGGCGGCGCTGGCGAGTTTCGAGCAGCTCTGGAGCCCGCGCATCGTCACCCAGGTCAACGACTACGACGTGCGGGTGGCCAAGGTCGCCGGCGAGCACATCTGGCATGTCCACGACGACACCGACGAGTTCTTCCTGGTGATCGACGGAGAGCTGCGGATCGCCCTGCGCGGCCCCGGCGCCGCCGCGCCCGACGGCGAGGCGGGGGAGCGCGAGGTCGTCCTGGGGAAGGGCGCCGTTTTCGTCGTCCCGCGCGGCGTCGAACACAAGCCCTCCTCGCCCGGCGGCGCATCGATCCTCATGTTCGAACCAACGGGAACCTCCACCGTCGGTGACCGTCACGAGGAAGTCCCCGACCACGTCGACGCCACCACGGGCCACCCGCTGGGCTGA